In Cytobacillus oceanisediminis, the following proteins share a genomic window:
- a CDS encoding FAD-dependent oxidoreductase translates to MFDILIVGAGPAGASAALFAAKAGKKVVVVDNDKSMTKRAWVENHYGVMEITGPELIETGKKQAAKFGAEIAEGTVDNIEKAEGSLTVTAGEKSYSAKHIIIAAGLSTDLAEKAGLKTKAGTEPRIKTILDVDADGKTNVDGIWAAGTVAGVSVHTIITAGDGAKVAINVISELNGERYVDHDIMK, encoded by the coding sequence ATGTTTGATATCTTAATTGTGGGTGCAGGCCCTGCTGGTGCAAGTGCTGCGCTATTTGCTGCAAAAGCGGGCAAGAAGGTAGTGGTTGTGGATAATGATAAAAGCATGACTAAACGGGCGTGGGTTGAAAATCATTATGGCGTTATGGAAATCACTGGACCAGAACTGATCGAAACAGGCAAAAAGCAAGCTGCTAAGTTTGGGGCAGAGATCGCAGAAGGAACTGTTGATAACATTGAAAAAGCTGAAGGAAGTCTTACTGTAACAGCAGGAGAAAAATCATATTCAGCTAAGCATATAATTATAGCTGCGGGTCTTTCAACTGATTTAGCAGAAAAAGCTGGTTTAAAGACTAAAGCAGGCACCGAGCCGCGCATTAAAACGATTCTGGATGTTGATGCTGACGGCAAGACGAATGTCGATGGCATTTGGGCAGCCGGAACCGTTGCAGGAGTCAGCGTCCATACAATCATTACAGCTGGAGACGGTGCAAAAGTTGCGATTAACGTAATTAGTGAATTGAACGGCGAGCGTTATGTGGACCACGATATAATGAAATAG
- a CDS encoding excisionase family DNA-binding protein — translation MYLTIKETAEYLSYPESYVESLIQQKKIRAIYDGEQYLIYKEQFDAHIKQVEKYRELVEEILNEPIPEDRDIKDED, via the coding sequence ATGTATCTTACCATTAAAGAAACCGCAGAATATTTATCTTACCCTGAGTCATATGTAGAAAGCTTGATTCAGCAAAAGAAAATACGCGCCATTTATGATGGAGAACAGTATTTAATATATAAGGAACAGTTTGATGCCCATATAAAGCAGGTGGAAAAATACAGGGAGCTGGTGGAAGAAATACTAAATGAGCCGATACCTGAGGATCGGGATATCAAAGATGAAGATTAA
- a CDS encoding PAS domain-containing sensor histidine kinase has product MNKKKVLGLYVIISLIWVFGTNYLLHMLEPSSLVSFLFRAKEFLYIIVTGWLLYYFIGKRDELSASREDEKRLSTLINSMVDFVNFKDGQGRWIESNEFGLKLFNLENADYKGKKDSELAEYTDFYADALRYCETSDEETWINGKITRIEEVIPLPDGTEKTFDTIKVPLFHDDGSRKGLVIIGRDITERKHVEKLLAESQQQYKSLFEYNTEIVFMTDLHGTITKVNPQFKAVTGYSPDETLGKSINEIIPAPYKMKAIEDFTGILEDKQPKTCEFEFNHKNGSQLTIQCTALPLIVNGQIAGIIGYGKDVTKLRQAEERLRRTEKLSVVGELSASVAHEIRNPLTSLKGFVQLMQLEDEKHQFYYQIMQEELDRINHIVGELLLLAKPQDICFTKADVQKILFNVISLLKTEASMHNVQIEFLLKSDVYMIECEPNQLKQLFINIIKNAIEASRDGGKVTVTLQAEDQQMTILVKDDGCGMSEERLNRIGEPFYSSKEKGTGLGLTVSFKIVQSHNGSIYFNSEKGKGTEAVIKLPIKKQTPAPEAGLTV; this is encoded by the coding sequence ATGAATAAAAAAAAGGTATTGGGCTTATATGTAATTATCAGCCTTATTTGGGTATTCGGAACGAACTACCTTTTGCATATGCTTGAGCCCTCTTCTCTTGTCAGTTTTCTTTTTAGAGCAAAAGAGTTTCTGTACATTATCGTTACAGGCTGGCTGCTCTATTATTTTATTGGCAAAAGAGATGAGCTCAGTGCCTCGAGGGAAGATGAAAAGCGCCTTTCCACTTTAATCAATTCCATGGTTGACTTTGTAAATTTTAAAGACGGACAGGGCCGCTGGATTGAGTCTAATGAATTTGGACTTAAGTTGTTCAATCTTGAAAATGCCGATTATAAAGGCAAGAAGGACTCTGAACTGGCCGAGTACACTGATTTTTATGCAGACGCACTTCGCTACTGTGAAACTTCAGATGAAGAAACCTGGATAAACGGTAAAATTACCCGCATCGAAGAAGTCATTCCTTTGCCTGACGGAACAGAAAAAACTTTTGATACGATTAAAGTGCCGCTCTTTCATGACGATGGAAGCCGAAAAGGACTGGTCATTATCGGCCGGGATATTACAGAAAGAAAGCATGTGGAGAAGCTTCTTGCCGAAAGCCAGCAGCAATATAAATCCTTGTTTGAATATAATACTGAAATTGTCTTTATGACTGACCTTCATGGCACCATCACTAAAGTAAATCCCCAATTCAAAGCGGTGACAGGCTACAGTCCTGATGAGACATTGGGTAAAAGCATCAATGAAATCATACCAGCTCCTTATAAAATGAAGGCCATTGAAGACTTTACAGGCATCCTTGAAGATAAACAGCCGAAAACCTGTGAATTTGAATTCAATCATAAAAATGGCAGCCAGCTCACTATTCAATGCACCGCGCTTCCGCTCATTGTGAACGGTCAAATTGCCGGAATCATCGGCTATGGAAAAGATGTGACAAAGCTTCGGCAAGCTGAAGAAAGATTGCGCCGCACCGAAAAGCTTTCTGTGGTTGGCGAGCTGTCTGCCAGTGTTGCGCACGAAATCAGAAATCCGCTGACATCTTTAAAAGGCTTCGTGCAGCTCATGCAGCTGGAAGATGAAAAGCATCAATTCTATTATCAGATCATGCAGGAGGAGCTGGACCGGATCAACCATATTGTTGGAGAGCTGCTGCTCCTTGCCAAGCCTCAGGATATTTGTTTTACAAAAGCGGATGTTCAAAAAATCCTTTTTAATGTCATTTCGCTTTTGAAAACAGAAGCCAGCATGCACAATGTCCAGATAGAATTTCTATTAAAATCGGATGTGTATATGATTGAATGTGAACCGAATCAGCTAAAGCAGCTTTTTATTAATATAATAAAAAATGCCATTGAAGCATCAAGAGATGGCGGTAAAGTAACGGTTACACTGCAGGCGGAAGACCAGCAGATGACTATCCTGGTTAAGGATGATGGCTGCGGCATGTCGGAAGAACGCCTTAACAGGATCGGTGAACCTTTCTATTCTTCGAAGGAGAAAGGCACCGGCCTCGGACTTACAGTCAGCTTCAAAATTGTCCAATCTCATAATGGATCCATTTATTTCAATAGTGAAAAAGGGAAAGGAACAGAAGCTGTCATCAAGCTGCCTATAAAAAAACAAACACCTGCCCCTGAAGCAGGATTAACAGTTTAA